The sequence TCCAGTGTTTGAAGTTTTAGTGGGTAATCCAAATCTTCCCGCTTTCGAGTCCCATTACGGCAActggatgttttttttaatttgaagtgaAATCGCCTGAAGGTATGCCATTGcattttttattacaaactatttttagaaatgtaCGGTAAAATCTTACGCACCCTAAAATGGGTATGCACCGAAAAAATGCATAAGAAAGCGCACTTCGAAAATTaacataaaacctgttttaatccacctagtggtgtaatgatgcctttctcatatcaagcatactatcatatataatactgtggtattcttcaaaatagttcttttttcgattcttgaaagattaaCCGGAATTGTTTGAgttgaccgtttactgataacgactaccgattggagtagtttttggccgatttagaaattttcacgttttttgtttcgcccctttaagtgatggtataaaattttttacataCTTTATACATCCAAAATCAGATgttggattcggatgaaattcaggaatttcgtacaaGACCACAGAACCttccattaaaacctaaatttgtgaaaatttgtcaaaccattcgtgagaaaagtgagtgagatccatttcagaaaacatgaccactatttcctgtgcctccggaatcggaaactaggaaccaggatagccgaaatcagtttgtttgaccgtctattgataatgactattgaATGAAGTAGTTTTGGGGTCAGTTTAGAATTcttttttcgtgttttgtttcgcccctctaagtgatggtataaaagttcggatccaaatgaatttgaatctaagtttgtgaaaatcaatctagccatctccgagaaaagttagtgcaaaaaacgttacatacacacagacattttgcgtactcgacggactgagtcgaatggtacatgacccTCGGTCCTGCTTGgccttggatcaaaagtcggttttcacagtgattgcataacctttctatatgagaaaggcaaaaagaatgcacgaaacgtcgagatctgaaaatgactcgaaataaaaaaattccaaaaaaatcgactcaaaaaaatcaaactaaaaTTCCCAGTGACCtggagaatcattttttttttcaaatgctaTTTTTAGAGATAACAGCAGATCTTGACGTATCGTGTATTTCTAAGGCAAGACTAGGCCTTCAAAAATTCgcagtataaaaaaaatcgcataacttagaaaattcttttaaaaggatcgcgaaactttaaaaattcgcatagAAAAGACTTGAGTATACCGCAGTTATAGCgacgtgaaaattttttatcTTACCCTTTGAGCCAAATTCTTTTCTTcggaattttctttgattcttcgaaaacaaaaaggtttgtttgtaaactagtataacctacagagagAAAAAGTactcagatcggttaggccgtctctaagaaaacgaagtgagttccaccatTGCAAATACTTCCGAAATCGAGAGCCGGTATAACCAAGGTCGTCGGTTCAAGAAAAGTGACTGAGATCCATTTTTattctatggctacaatctccgGTCGTTAGTCGAACACCGGTAACCAGGAAAGCCAAAATTAATCTGTTTGATCGTTTActaataatgactaccgattggaataattttgaggcaagtttagaaattattttaggtATTTAACTTCGCCGCttttagtgacggtataaatatttcaacctgtaattccggaacaggatgtcagatccggatgaaattcaggaattcaatgtgggaccacaagaccttttataGACAGAAATGGtttcttttattcaataatataagtttaaaggcacattgcttaagctctaagatgccgaggacagacaagattttttatttaaaccgaagtttgtgaaaatcggtcaagccatcactgagaaaagtgagtgaaattcattttggaatatatgatcaATATTTCCGGTGCTTGCGGAATTGGAAACCCTGAACCAGgacagccggaatcggtttgtttggtcgtctactgataatggctaccgattggagtgGTTTCGAAGCCAAATtagaattttttgtttcgccgcttttaGTGACGATATCGAGTTTTTAACATAATTTCAGGAACCGGaacttggatccggatgaaaattgGAAGTTCTGTATGGGGCTATGAAACCTTTCTGAAAACTAACTaatcctgtaactccggaactggaaggcggatcgaaataaaattcaacaacttTATATGAGacaattatacctttcatttgaagataAGTTTGTGAGATGCCTTACGGGCATCGTtcaaaaaatcggtttttacataatctttattacccttggcatcttagagcataAGCAGCgtgccttaaaaattatattattgaataaacaatataacctttctatataagaaaggcaaaaagcttcATCCAAATGAAGTCTGACCTACACAACTGAAGACTTGCTAGCCATTTCTGGAATTGGTGCACTATCTTCTGAATGACACCGACAAAAAATGGAACAATACACCGAGGGAAAAGCAAGTAAGAGTTTCATAAGACTAAGGCTTATAAACAAAGCAGAAATCAATTCCATTGAGAGGTAGAGATTTTCATAAGCAGTCTTAAGATTGTCTCAATTATTATCTATGCATGTTATAATTATTCGCTTCGTGTATTTCATCAAAAGTCCGTAATGTGAGAATGTCCGCATTTTGTCTTATGACTTAGTCATGCCAAAAAAGTATACGAGGAAAGAATGCTGTTGGATCCGAAAACATTAATAAttagcgaagaaatagaaacaaaatatgtgctttttgcacaaactaacaaaacccctaaatgttcacattctgcgatggccagtaataagccgtcactcgtttacgcctgagacgtcagaaataatatagcacttgtgcaatattatttgagggttgcataaatagtgcaaactttgcgtctgcttagcggtttaaattgaactgctaagcacgagatggcagttcagtttgaactgctttaagcactgacgggCCGAAGGCGCAACgcgaagaaataataataattatttcatttgtaacaaattttattatttgaaaggaaaatcaattttattttaatggATGCAAAAATTTAACTTGTTTTCCCTAGTCATAAGAACCACGAATCGCTAAAATCGAAAATGTATGTGATGTGATTAGTTTTCAGTATGGGAACATTTTAAAGATTTGTTTCAGTGTAAATAAACTGAAACTGTCTTCCAAATGGTTTTACCAGTTTGCTAAACAAGTGCTGAATTAAATCACAGAACAGAGCTTACTATATTACAAAAATAATTATCATAAAACGTAAGCTACGAAATTTTTGCTAACATTTTTATGAATTCTATAAGACTATCTTATGAATATATGAAGTAAAATATTAAAGAATTTTCTCTCTTCATCATAAGACAAACCTGTAGAATCCATTTATTATCTCTATGTCTGAAGGTCATATTTTATTCTTATGAAGTTCGATTATTTTGTCTGAGTGtagattaatttttcttcctcATCCCAAATGTGCAATATTTCTTCTCATAATGTAACCAGTTAATTACTACTAAACTATAATCAACCGTCCGACTATTCAACTCATAACGGCGTAAATCTAAGCGAATTTGAAGAACATCACCACTATTAGACAATTTTTAACAAAAGCATACTCAGCCCATAGTCGTAGATACACAACTGGGCTATAAATAGAAAACAAAGCAAACATTCAAATTTCAGTATGTGCCATTGAAGTAATTGCAGCAAAACCCATTCTTAAATAGATTAAAACCAAGCATTTCTTTTGCAAACATATGCTGAGAGTTGTTATAATAAAAACACCTGATCATGAACGATCGACTCATTTGTCGATTTGCTCGAAAAAGTGAAGCGCACACAATTTGCATCTACTTTACCGACATCGAccatctgctgctgctgctattaTTAAAAGCGCTACTACTAACCTCGATATCGAGCTGCAACGTAAAGAACGGCTGGATGTTGTCAGTCGCGTGATCTCCCTCGCGGTGCACACGTGATCGCAGTTTTCCACCGAAGATGTCACTGATCGGCGATCGGCCGAAATCAGTAGTCCGGGTGACAGTGCCCTTGTTCCGGTTGCCACGGATGACCTGAAAACatacgaatatttttattgaaaaaaaatattgagtgttgattgattgattggggGGGAATGGAGAAGAAGAGAAAAAACTGTTTCTCGCCAATCTTAGATGACAAGGAATCATTGGTTCCTTGATTGTCATCTTACACACAGGCGAGAGTGTAATTTCCCCACCATATGCCACAGATTATGAGATTGAAAACTCAATCTCTGCCGGCTTAAGGATGGTGGGGTGGAGGGTGTTGTGTGTCTATGGAAAGAAAATATATTCGTTGGACTCGAACCAACGGCGGCTGCGTTGAGAAGGCGGCGATACACAACAAGACATTGCTTTATCGTGTGACGCTACTGAAACTTTTACGAGCTTACCTTCCAATCATCCTGGTCATCACCGTGCACTTCTCCATTTGACGTATCCTCACCGTTCACTTCGGACTCGTTCTTGCTGAGTTTCATTAACTGTGGATAAAATGATATAACGTCAGTTAAATCGGCGAATCTATTTCACGCTACCAAACAGTCAATTACTACTAACCTCCAGCATTTCATCGTTGAGCCGATTCAAAACGCAACCGAGAAATTCTTCGGCATCCTCCTGACGACCTTCGACTTGGAATATATCCGACCGAAGTAGGCTTAAGATTTTGTGAATCATCACCGGTTCCAGTGGGGAATCGTACTGAATTTCTGGAGTCTCGTCCTTTTTGGATTTATCGCGCTGTACCTTGGAACGCGGTGTTAGTGTGGAAAATTCTGATACCAGAACGGTCCTAAAACAACAAAAGAATGGCACTATTAGAGTCCGTTTGGATTGAATCAGACAGATCTTACATGGCATCGATGAACGGCTTCGGGTGCTTGCTGTTTCTGGCCGCCGGGAGCGAACGAATGGCCCGCATCAGATGATAGAATGGCGGACAAGCTACCAGAGCTTGCAGGATGGCATTGATGTAGCAGTAGTTGGACCGGTTGATTAGCCCACGTGGCTGGAGGCTGATGCTGTTGTTCTCGATCTGATAGGCGCTGAGGAATTCTGTATCAATTAGACAGTGTGACAAAATTGTTGACAGTGAATATTGTTTTGCTCAAATTTAAAAggcttaaaaaaattataataaaaagttttttgtctgTTTCAATTCTAGTGCCAACCGGATTGAATGGAGGCCAGATGGCAAACTCTCTGAAACGATTTGATCCCAAACCACGAAAATCCAACCAGCACCAGTGTTGCCCGAGGTTGTCAGTCAGAACGACTGACATGGGGGGGTTCGGAACAACCGGCGGCACGCGGCGGACAAGGCCCGTGGGGAATAGCTTTTACTCTGCCACATGTGTAACGCATATTGCTCTACTGAGGAAAAGAGCAGTTTGCTGACTTCATGTGACTTTTTTTTATGAGACTCGAACTCGTGACGACCTCCTCCCCGTTACATATCATGGAATTACGTACACAAGTGCACTAACCCATCGAAACGCCCTATTATTACTGCCCtaataaaaatataatagaaCTTTGTTTCATTCTGATTGTAACAATTAATTTTGAGCAACTCCATATGAAATCAAAGGTCgatatattttttgtattttgtttttgatttggctaaaaattttcataagtATTTCCTTCATAACCAAAAACCGTCAAACCGTACTTCTAAGAAGGGCCTTAGCAAAGGgtaatgtttagtaaaatttcgttTACcagttttttattgaaaaatttgcatCGTACAACagttaaaaaatatatttgagaAAGTTTCATAACTAGTTATTTTTAAAAgacaaaaatttttggtttattaTTTCTCCATTTGAAGCCATAGCGAAATAGTAAATTAGATATCTTTTTTTTAAGGAAAttgatttttagattttaatTTTAGAGAAAAATGAAAACACTGCGTTTTTTacaacaaatataatttttccaTATAGTCCAAATTATTGCATAAAACATTTCCAACGACACCGAGTCATTTGAATAAACCGTTTATGGAATAAAGCTTTATGGAAATCTTGCAGGAGTTTGTTATTAGGCCCTTCTTAAAAGTTCGTATTGAGTcaaacttttatttaataaactaAAGTTCCGTAAATGATATTTGAGAAATcaaagcacacacacacacaacgaaTCGACTTACCTCCCAGCTTCAGCGTGTTCTCGTCCAACTGTTCCGGTTTGGACTGGACGGTTCCGTGTGGTTGTTGTTTATCCCGGTTGGAAGTCGAACTAGTCGTGGCACTGGTCGACGACGGAAGACCCTGGGCGGAGGCAGCCGAGTAGGATATTCCGGTGCTGGGGCTGCTACTGTTCTTATCAAACGGGAGTACCTTAGCGATCGGTCGCTTCGCGGCAGCATCGTGCGCCGGTGGTGGTAGAGACGGACCGCTGCCGGACATGGAACTGTTGCCACCGGACATGCTGATCGGTTGGGATGATGATGCCGTAGATTGGCTGCTGTGCTGAAGATGCGGTATGAAACTGGGTGCGAACGGAGACGGCGTTGGAAGCGCTGGACCGGCACTGATGACCGGCTGTACGACATTGGTGGCCGGGGTAGACGAGTTCGACGAGGAAGAAGAATTGAACAGACTGGCCCAGGACATTGCTGGTGGTGCAGCTTTGGTTACCGGTGGGGGTGCATAGGAAGGCCCTGGTGCGTAGGGAGGCTGCGGCGGTGGCACCGATAGCGATGGTGGTGGTCCCGGTGGTGGAAGAGGCGTATTTTGCAGTTCACGATGAGGAATAGCTTCTACTTTTTTCGACTCCATCAAGGGACCCGATGGGACGACAGCAGGCGATTCCGACGAGCTGAAAGATTTCTGCGGTACCAGTGGTGGTTTGTGCATCGAAAGAGGAGCGGACGTTGTTCCAAGTGTGGTAAACGGCACCGGTGAGGTATTCTTGTAGTAAGGCTTAGTTGGACCCGACATGCTGCTGCTGGTGCTACTGGTGAACTCTTTGTTCGGAATAGCCGACACCGATACCGACGCGGTTGCCTTTTTCTGCTGCGTGCTATGCTGTATGACCGTGGTCGTAGAGGACGTAAACGACGAAATGGTCGTTGCGGGAGGATACGACGACCAGGTGCTTCGATATGCATTGGCCCGGCGGTCATCCTTGAGGACGAACTTCTCCTGCACCGCCCTCGTAAGTCTAGCCACTTCTTCCGCCGTGGTCTGGCTCTTACTGCTACTACTTACAAGGCCTTGTTGACTTGACACTGTTGGTTTGCTGTTACCGCCGCCTACATCATTACCGCTGTTCGTCTTATCGTTGACGGTGGCAGGAGTGGCCACTGATGCCACTTCGTTAGTACGCTTTTTCTGATGATTGTTGGTGTCATTTATTATTGACTGCGgttgatgttgttgttgttgttgctgctgctgttgctgtggatgttgttgctgttgctgctgcggttgttgttgttgctgctgctgttgctgttgttgttgctgttgttgctgctgctgttgctgtagtTGTTCCTTCTTTTGTTGTTCGTATTTCAAGAACTCGATTGGAATCGGTGGAGGTGGCTTGTTGAGCTGAGGTGGTGGGACATGGGTTATAGTTATCGGCAACGGTATTGGAATCGGCGTGGGTGCTGCTACTGTCGGTGTAACAGGAACCACCGGAGCCGGTAAAGGTTCTGGGATTGGTTCCTCCACTGGCATGGGAGCTACTGGTTCCTCCTCTTGTTCGGACATTTCTGGTTCCATTTCGGTGTGTTCTGGCATTTGTGCAGGCAACGGTGGCATTGGTGTCTGGGTATGAGTCATCGCCGAAGGATTATAGCAATCCTCGATGGGAGACTCCGATTGGGTGTGCATGTGATGTTGTTGAGATTGCTGTGGTGGTTGCGGTGGTGTCATTGGTTGGTTGTATAGTTGCGGTTGCGGCGATTGCTCGATGATATAGTTATTATCGTGATCAACCACCAATGCTGATTGTGGATCATGATGAATGATCTCATCCTGGTGTATTTCTATTAGCTGAGCATGCTGCTGATGCATTGATTGAGGAAGTGGTTCTTGCTGAGGTTGATGTGGCACAAGGTAGATATCGCTCTGAGTCAAATTCTGCTGAGATGAAGCATTCGAAGAGGGAGACGACATAAGGTTGGCAGCTGGAGACATCATTGCATTATTGTTCATCGCATTGTACTCGTCGGATGGTGTCGGAGTCATCGAACCGTACTCTTCTGCTTGTATCGGAGTCGGCGGTCCCATTTGCATGGTAAAGTTGGGCACATTTGGATCGAGCACATGTGCTATCGGTTGCATGGTAGGTGGTACCGGTTGCATCATAGCACCGTCGTCCTCATGCGGAATGTACTCAACGGATTCGGGATTGTATTCCAACATTGTCGGAGGTTGCCAAATTCCGGGATGCATAACGCCTTCCTCCGGTGGTTGAGGATTATGCTCATCCCCCTTGTCGACGTAGACCGCATACTCTGGTTGGTACATCGTAGGATACACGACACTTGGTGTGTATCCATACACAGGCGACGAGTACATTGGCATCTGGAAAATGGGAGCTCCCGTCGCATGTTGAGCAGATGGGTGGGGCTGATAGAACTGCAGTGGGAAATAATAACCTCCACCATATCCGTAGGGCTGTGCGGGACTCATCATTTGCTGATGTTCCATTGCCATCTGGTGTTGCACAAGGTCCGGTGTGTGCTGCTGAGGTGGCTGTGGTGGTTGTGTCTGACTTTGACCTTGTGATGATTGTGGTTGTGGTTGTTGGGTGCTCGGTTGGGGCACTGCTGCCGGCGTCGGCTGAACCGGTTGCTGCGGAATCGGTTGACCCGGCTGTATTACTGCTGGTTGCGTAACATGATGCGAAACGTATCCTCCTCGAAGGCGCGGTGTACTCCCTATTCGGCCACTTCTTCCATTACGTCTGATTGCCCCACGGGCCGCTTCACCCCGTGATCCCAACACCTGCATTTCGTGACCGGCCGGCACTTCACTAGCAATGTACGCACCCGTAGGACCTGGTGGAGTCCCAGTTGTAGCCATGTAGGATGGCATTCCGTGTGGCATATAACCATGAACATTCACGTTTGCTGTTAAATTGCTAACATACACATTTCCTGGTAGTGGCTGCGGGATGACCTGCATCGGATAGACTGGGTTTGTATGCGGTCCACTTGGCATGTAACCTGTTGGAATTCCTTGAGAAGGATACATCGCTTGATGTGCTGATGGGGCAGCAACAATGGTTTGCTGCTCACCAGATCCCCTGCTGGCACTTCCTGCTACATTATGGCCATTAGGAGGCTGATTACCCGACTGAACTTGCGCGGATTGCTGTTGGCTTTgtgtctgttgttgttgttgtggtaGTGGTTGCTgttgtggttgttgttgttgttgttgttgtggttgctgctgctgctgttgttgttgttgctgctgctgctgttgtgattgataatgagaattgTTGGTGTGAGGAGGCATACTCGTCGTAGTCACCACAGAAGTTGTTGTCAGCGTCGTCGCGGCAATCGAACCAAACTCTACGGCTGTCTGGACGAAGCTCCTCCCGCTGCCACCCCGATAACTGACGGTTCCGGTTGAGCAACTAAGTTGCTGCTCGCAGTCGTCGTATTCGGCGTAGGACGTCTCCAAGTTACCGTTCACTGGAATTGAGAGAAAAAGAagtagaaaacgaaacatttaaTCAGTGTTCTCTGACAGCTATGTGATACGTTATCATTGTGTTTAACTCTAAGCTACTTGACACCGGAGAACACATTTAAAAGAAAACTACTAACATTTACATGTTGTGCTAAACGGTGAAAAGTCAGAACAGCAATTTGGATTCGACTGAGACCTAGAGAGCTAGGTAGCTGAGTCCACAAAACTACAATTATACGTTCCAAATTTTAAGCGCATTACGAATCCGAACATCGTTTCCTTCCTTTCGATATAATTGAAATTAGGAATTTCGTGCTTGTAGATTGATTTCGTAAGTGTAGAATGTTTTTGACAAATGGAACTATCTGGTGCAAGTATGACGAAAGATGgtataggatttttttttcaagtcttTCCGTACCACAACAACGCACTTCCAAAAGCCCCAAAAAAGCATTCTATATCTCGCACAGTTCATCTACGGTTGATAGAATTTACAAGCTTTCTGTACTTTAATATTTATTATCAACGGATACAAGGTGTTTCTAATGATAATTAGGGGAAACCGGGGCTGAACGGGACATGGGGCCTAAGTAGCAACATCTCGTATTTGGAACACGTGTcgacaaaggcgaattcttggcattacattccttttgtggaatttggcctttttgtttcaacagacttcgcagccgattcttagcgtacagaatcattgtatggctagtactacgatcctgctgacactatgaatccttccaggtcggggctcgaacacgtGTCGACACTGATTAGTAATCCGCAATATCATATCTGTTTCaagatacttttttttatatataaaagatattttattctggcctattagcgtacaagctttacgtggctgaTATAGCTGAGTTTTTTTGTTAATTGCAGCtgctgtactttgttctatgggGGATACATTGGATGGTTTCgtcgaaggggatgcttcactgttgttggtgacagtcacaggtgtactggggttgcttggggttcaggaatcagaacaaattggctcaaatggcacgttctccttgatatttggagatttgtgcctgcttggggttggtgtgaaggaagcaccgttgttctttggtatagttgtctccttgtccgatttatcacatggcttaccgtagtgaacagctttttggcaatattgacatgtggccatctgattgtcataggtaacaagtgatttgcacgggattcttatatcctgaccgaatgtcacataagaaggtataggtctcctcaagcgcatgcgtaacaaacgtacgccatttagaataccgggaaaaaattttccacttttctttttcgataaagagaatctctccgtattgggacatggttttgcgaatataaggatcgatgacgcttgagggaagatcatgcactcacacttctatagcactatcttccatacatactggaatgttgtacttgatattttcatgctccacatagtgcacattattattgtctttagcgaattgaattgcatccaactctttatagaactggatataaacaacattattggtcttattgtattgaagtaaatgcacacgtttaatgtcaagatgcatttgctccttaagcaaaccttcaagttctcgtatcgaaggtcgaattttgcactgtctgaagtcaacaataattgtattctttcgtaccggcggtagcttttgttcgtttggttcactcatttcgagatcgttctattgttcactacacaatactgtacttggtttcttctgtcccgaacgtaagcggttttggtttatcgactgacgtggatgagatgtgaaaccgaactgtttCACGATACTTCATACAGTACTCGTAATAGTTGAACGAACAAATGAacagaaaaaagatttttagcagTATATACATCTGTAAAATGAGTAGACATCCTCTTTAGGGTGCCAATAAAAAAGGGTCATCCGCAATTTCGCGCTCAAATGATTAAGCATCACAACAAAAGTCCCTATGTAAAGTTCGAACTTAATCGTACATGAGCAAGGGGTGCCGCCCGACGGTCAAAGTTTGAGAACTTTCGATCCGGAAAAATCACCATGGTCACCGAATGccatagaaatgcatgaaacgtgaaGATctggggttttttttttttcataaatacgtttatttcttaaggcagtttacataagtttttcttcgccgtagcatcacttttacataatattcttatcctaatttaattctaacatagtcacaacgttttgcatttattaaaacatattctcttattacttaaatatcatcttaggtaactcgtcattaattatgaaatctactcggaaatattatttgaaccaaacgattaacttctataaattataaaataagctgttattttcagacattttgttaataatttcataaactgtttcgagtttgtttgtatcattacattatttttattctaatttagctattggttgaactcatggacgcagctgggatcagaactaagtcttgaaaggggcctttattaaattgaaactccagttttctttatgaaatgataaataagtttcatgtatgaaaggtcacgacaagcaagaatgtctcgaactgggatattggatagtctaccttgggtacgcaaagaatttattagttgagatctgacatcacgatactccacgcatgtccaaacgacatgatcaatatctcgataaccttcgccacaagcacaatgattagtctcggagagcccaattcgaaggagatgtgcatctaacgtgtagtgattggacatgagtctggacatcacacgaatgaaatctctactcacatccagtcccctgaaccatgcctttgtcgatattttcggaataattgagtgcatccaccgacccagatcatctttattccaagaagcttgccagctggcaagtgttctttagcgagacgagctatagaattcgttgaaagcaattggtctctcataaatttcaccctcaatagcaccacgtttggctaaaatatcggctctttcattgccaggaatggagcaatgagccgggacccagactatagtgattagataattattgttcaatat comes from Malaya genurostris strain Urasoe2022 chromosome 3, Malgen_1.1, whole genome shotgun sequence and encodes:
- the LOC131438928 gene encoding nuclear receptor coactivator 6 isoform X5, which encodes MVEYNETSNTIEGRILVNGNLETSYAEYDDCEQQLSCSTGTVSYRGGSGRSFVQTAVEFGSIAATTLTTTSVVTTTSMPPHTNNSHYQSQQQQQQQQQQQQQQPQQQQQQQPQQQPLPQQQQQTQSQQQSAQVQSGNQPPNGHNVAGSASRGSGEQQTIVAAPSAHQAMYPSQGIPTGYMPSGPHTNPVYPMQVIPQPLPGNVYVSNLTANVNVHGYMPHGMPSYMATTGTPPGPTGAYIASEVPAGHEMQVLGSRGEAARGAIRRNGRSGRIGSTPRLRGGYVSHHVTQPAVIQPGQPIPQQPVQPTPAAVPQPSTQQPQPQSSQGQSQTQPPQPPQQHTPDLVQHQMAMEHQQMMSPAQPYGYGGGYYFPLQFYQPHPSAQHATGAPIFQMPMYSSPVYGYTPSVVYPTMYQPEYAVYVDKGDEHNPQPPEEGVMHPGIWQPPTMLEYNPESVEYIPHEDDGAMMQPVPPTMQPIAHVLDPNVPNFTMQMGPPTPIQAEEYGSMTPTPSDEYNAMNNNAMMSPAANLMSSPSSNASSQQNLTQSDIYLVPHQPQQEPLPQSMHQQHAQLIEIHQDEIIHHDPQSALVVDHDNNYIIEQSPQPQLYNQPMTPPQPPQQSQQHHMHTQSESPIEDCYNPSAMTHTQTPMPPLPAQMPEHTEMEPEMSEQEEEPVAPMPVEEPIPEPLPAPVVPVTPTVAAPTPIPIPLPITITHVPPPQLNKPPPPIPIEFLKYEQQKKEQLQQQQQQQQQQQQQQQQQQQQPQQQQQQHPQQQQQQQQQQHQPQSIINDTNNHQKKRTNEVASVATPATVNDKTNSGNDVGGGNSKPTVSSQQGLVSSSSKSQTTAEEVARLTRAVQEKFVLKDDRRANAYRSTWSSYPPATTISSFTSSTTTVIQHSTQQKKATASVSVSAIPNKEFTSSTSSSMSGPTKPYYKNTSPVPFTTLGTTSAPLSMHKPPLVPQKSFSSSESPAVVPSGPLMESKKVEAIPHRELQNTPLPPPGPPPSLSVPPPQPPYAPGPSYAPPPVTKAAPPAMSWASLFNSSSSSNSSTPATNVVQPVISAGPALPTPSPFAPSFIPHLQHSSQSTASSSQPISMSGGNSSMSGSGPSLPPPAHDAAAKRPIAKVLPFDKNSSSPSTGISYSAASAQGLPSSTSATTSSTSNRDKQQPHGTVQSKPEQLDENTLKLGEFLSAYQIENNSISLQPRGLINRSNYCYINAILQALVACPPFYHLMRAIRSLPAARNSKHPKPFIDAMTVLVSEFSTLTPRSKVQRDKSKKDETPEIQYDSPLEPVMIHKILSLLRSDIFQVEGRQEDAEEFLGCVLNRLNDEMLELMKLSKNESEVNGEDTSNGEVHGDDQDDWKVIRGNRNKGTVTRTTDFGRSPISDIFGGKLRSRVHREGDHATDNIQPFFTLQLDIEKAASVKDALDLLVGKDQLEGVTCSKTKQEIAAWQQVTLEELPIVMVLHLKCFDYKLDGCTKILKTLEFPIELKIDSKLMSSKGKTYTAKQKQYKLFAVVYHDGKEASKGHYITDVFHAGYGSWIRYDDSTVKAVPEFNVLHPKAPRVPYLLYYRRLDTHYHGGGGGSSSGSGTTTAGNSGAVTTSGSSTVVAPGYAGGNNNNNTNNNNNNNNNSSSGGSSNYSSSGNSYNSASSGYGGSSAK